In one window of Gadus chalcogrammus isolate NIFS_2021 chromosome 12, NIFS_Gcha_1.0, whole genome shotgun sequence DNA:
- the pfas gene encoding phosphoribosylformylglycinamidine synthase: MAVVRFYSREAVRGRALQRAAQLYPKLSIIGEICYNVELTGCESLSAKDREVLLWLFQSPVQAEPLSEKPFLTEEKGQRLVEIAPRLNFSTAWSTNAVSICQSVGLGAVTRVEPSRRLLIKPRDGASLEVLDGEVEQLIGGLYDSMTECLYQQSISSFSVDAKPQAVFEVDILGQGRAALQEANDDLGLAFDSWDLDFYTAMFQRVKRNPTSVECFDLAQSNSEHSRHWFFRGRMVIDGQEQKDTLFSLIMDTQRHSNQNNVIQFCDNSSGISGREVECVYPTDPSQASRYETRRSLRHVVFTAETHNFPTGVSPFSGATTGTGGRIRDVQSVGRGGHVIAGTAGYCFGNLHIPGYSLPWESEGEGWEYPPSFAPPLQVAIEASNGASDYGNKFGEPVLSGFARSFGMRLASGERREWIKPIMFSGGLGAMEDTHIKKEAAEAGMEVVKIGGPVYRIGVGGGAASSVQVQGDNSSARDLGAVQRGDAEMEQKMNRALRACLERGQGNPICSIHDQGAGGNGNVLKELSEPAGAIIYSSRFKKGDPTLSVLELWGAEYQESNALLLRPGDRPFLETVCRREKCPVDFVGNITGDGKIVLVDEEGGDAASGGRYPVDLQLEWVLGKMPQKEFVMERVAPALQPLVLPTGLTVRDALDRVLRLPSVASKRYLTNKVDRSVTGLVAQQQCVGPLHTPLADVAVVALSPFGLEGAATAIGEQPIKGLVSPEAGARMAVGEALTNLVFAKVTELKDVKCSGNWMWAAKLPGEGSSLWDACQAMCRVMGQLGVAVDGGKDSLSMAARVGKETVKAPGALVISAYAVCPDITATVTPDLEDPDGKGVLLWVPVMAGRHRLGGSALAQCYSQLGDCSPDLDLPELLSACFNATQTLIQDRLLSAGHDISDGGLITCLLEMAFAGNRGLDVDFTSAGVGALELLFSEELGLVLEVSQVDLQAVRQRYSDAGLHCHHIGRTCGFGPEAKVSVRVDGKEVLNDKLPDLRALWEETSFQLERLQTNERCARQEEEGLSKRTQPFFKLNFDPSERPTIGLLCQPRVAVVREEGSNGDREMAVSLHMAGFEVWDVNMQDLCSGSLSLEPFKAVVFVGGFSYADVLGSAKGWAATVAYNPRAKAEFERFRSRPDTLSLGVCNGCQLLALLGWVGEGKDGTGSEVVLTHNTSGRFESRFVSVGIQASPSVWLKGMEGSALGVWVAHGEGLMQFSSPEAQSQVISGGLAPLRYLDDGGAPTEEYPLNPNGSPQGLAGLCSRDGRHLAMMPHPERCTLGWQWPWAPRDLRASLSPSPWLRMFTNAAAWCGSS, from the exons ATGGCTGTGGTAAGATTCTATAGCAGAGAGGCTGTGAGGGGGCGGGCCTTACAGAGGGCTGCCCAGCTCTACCCCAAGCTGTCAATAATCGGAGAAATTTGCTACAATGTGGAACTGACGG GCTGTGAGAGCCTCAGTGCAAAGGATAGGGAGGTTCTGCTGTGGCTCTTCCAGTCCCCCGTCCAGGCAGAACCGCTTTCGGAGAAGCCTTTCTTGACGGAGGAGAAGGGGCAGCGGTTGGTGGAGATTGCGCCCAG GTTGAACTTCTCCACGGCGTGGTCCACCAACGCCGTGTCCATTTGCCAGAGCGTCGGCCTGGGGGCCGTCACACGGGTGGAGCCGTCTCGCCGACTCCTCATCAAG CCACGGGACGGAGCGAGTCTGGAAGTCCTGGACGGAGAGGTGGAGCAGCTGATCGGGGGTCTGTACGACAGCATGACGGAGTGCCTCTACCAGCAGtccatcagctccttctccGTAGATGCCAAACCCCAGGCGGTGTTTGAGGTGGACATCCTTGGCCAGGGACGGGCCGCCCTGCAGGAGGCCAACGATGACCTGG GTTTGGCGTTCGACTCCTGGGATCTCGACTTCTACACCGCCATGTTCCAGAGGGTGAAGCGCAACCCCACCAGCGTGGAGTGCTTCGACCTGGCCCAGTCCAACAG TGAGCACAGCCGCCACTGGTTCTTCCGGGGTCGGATGGTGATCGATGGTCAGGAGCAGAAGGACACCCTGTTCAGCCTCATTATGGACACCCAGCGCCATAGCAATCAGAACAACGTCATCCAGTTCTGCGACAACAGCAG tgggatcagcgggagagaggtggagtgtGTGTACCCCACCGACCCCTCCCAGGCCAGCCGGTACGAGACACGCCGCTCCCTGAGGCATGTCGTCTTCACCGCTGAGACCCACAACTTCCCTACCG GAGTCTCTCCGTTCAGCGGCGCCACCACAGGAACGGGCGGCCGGATCCGGGACGTTCAGAGTGTGGGGCGGGGCGGCCACGTCATCGCCGGCACGGCGGGATACTGCTTTGGAAACCTTCACATCCCAG GCTACAGTCTTCCCTGGGAGAGTGAGGGCGAGGGCTGGGAGTACCCGCCCAGCTtcgccccccccctgcaggtggCCATCGAGGCCAGCAACGGAGCCTCCGACTACGGCAACAAGTTCGGAGAGCCCGTCCTATCTG GTTTCGCCCGTTCGTTCGGCATGCGTCTGGCCAGCGGGGAGCGCAGAGAGTGGATCAAGCCCATTATGTTCAGCGGCGGCCTGGGCGCCATGGAGGACACGCACATCAAGAAGGAGGCGGCGGAGGCCG ggatggaggtggtgaagaTCGGGGGGCCGGTGTACCGGATCGGTGTGGGGGGAGGAGCGGCCTCCTCTGTGCAG GTTCAAGGGGACAACTCCAGCGCTCGTGACCTGGGTGCGGTCCAGAGAGGCGACGCTGAGATGGAGCAGAAGATGAACCGGGCCCTGCGGGCCTGCCTGGAGAGAGGCCAGGGGAACCCTATCTGTAGCATCCACGACCAGGGCGCCGGAGGGAACG GTAACGTGCTCAAGGAGCTGAGTGAGCCTGCAGGAGCAATCATCTACTCCAGTCGCTTCAAG AAGGGGGACCCCACCCTGAGTGTCCTGGAGCTCTGGGGGGCCGAGTACCAGGAGAGCAACGCCCTGCTGCTCCGCCCAGGGGACCGGCCCTTCCTGGAGACGGTGTGTCGGAGGGAGAAGTGTCCCGTGGACTTTGTAGGGAACATTACTGGAGACggaaag ATTGTTCTGGTGGACGAGGAGGGTGGGGATGCAGCCAGCGGGGGGCGCTATCCCGTGGACCTGCAGCTGGAGTGGGTCCTGGGCAAGATGCCCCAGAAGGAGTTTGTGATGGAGCGAGTGGCCCCGGCCCTCCAGCCCCTGGTCCTGCCCACTGGGCTGACGGTCCGCGATGCCTTGGACCGGGTCCTTCGACTGCCCTCCGTAGCCTCCAAGCGCTACCTGACCAACAAG GTAGACCGCTCGGTGACTGGACTGGTTGCCCAGCAACAGTGCGTCGGTCCACTGCACACCCCGTTGGCTGACGTCGCCGTTGTCGCTCTGTCTCCGTTCGGCCTGGAGGGGGCGGCAACTGCCATTGGAGAGCAGCCAATCAAGGGCCTAGTCTCGCCGGAGGCGGGGGCTCGCATGGCTGTGGGAGAGGCTCTGACCAATCTGGTATTTGCCAAAGTCACAGAACTGAAG GATGTGAAGTGTAGCGGGAACTGGATGTGGGCTGCCAAGCTTCCCGGGGAGGGCTCCTCGCTGTGGGACGCCTGCCAGGCCATGTGTCGGGTCATGGGCCAGCTGGGGGTGGCCGTTGACGGCGGCAAGGATTCTCTCAGCATGGCTGCCAGGGTCGGCAAGGAGACGGTCAAAGCACCGG GGGCTCTGGTCATCTCCGCCTACGCCGTGTGTCCTGACATCACGGCCACAGTCACTCCCGATCTAGAGGACCCAGATGGAAAAG GCGTTCTGCTGTGGGTGCCAGTCATGGCCGGCCGGCATCGTCTGGGAGGCTCTGCCCTGGCTCAGTGCTACAGCCAGCTGGGTGACTGCTCCCCCGACCTGGACCTGCCCGAGCTCCTCTCCGCCTGCTTCAACGCCACACAGACGCTGATTCAAG ATCGTCTTCTGAGCGCGGGGCATGACATCAGCGACGGCGGCCTCATCACCTGCTTGTTGGAGATGGCGTTCGCTGGGAACCGCGGGCTGGACGTGGACTTCACCTCCGCTGGTGTCGGAG CCTTGGAGTTGCTGTTCAGCGAGGAGCTGGGTCTGGTTCTGGAGGTGTCGCAGGTGGATCTGCAGGCAGTGCGTCAGCGGTACTCCGACGCAGGGCTTCACTGCCACCACATCGGCAGAACCTGTGGTTTCGGACCAGAAGCTAAA GTCAGCGTTCGTGTTGATGGAAAGGAGGTACTGAACGACAAGCTTCCGGATCTCAGAGCCTTGTGGGAAGAAACAAGTTTCCAACTGGAGCGTCTTCAGACCAATGAGCGCTGTGCTCGGCAAGAAGAGGAGGGGCTAAGCAAGCGGACACAGCCCTTCTTCAAACTGAACTTTGACCCCTCTGAAAGGCCCACCATCGGCCTCCTCT GTCAGCCCCGGGTGGCAGTGGTTCGAGAGGAGGGCAGTAATGGAGACCGAGAAATGGCAGTATCACTGCATATGGCAGGCTTTGAG GTCTGGGACGTGAACATGCAGGACCTGTGTTCTGGTTCCCTGAGCCTGGAGCCCTTCAAAGCCGTGGTGTTCGTCGGCGGGTTCAGCTACGCCGACGTCTTGGGCTCGGCAAAGG GCTGGGCCGCCACGGTGGCCTACAACCCGCGGGCCAAGGCGGAGTTTGAGCGGTTCCGCAGCCGGCCAGACACGCTGAGCCTAGGGGTGTGCAACGGCTGCCAGCTGCTCGCCCTGCTGGGCTGGGTCGGAGAGGGGAAAGACGGGACAG GCTCCGAGGTGGTGCTGACCCACAACACCTCGGGGAGGTTCGAGTCCCGCTTCGTCAGCGTGGGGATCCAGGCCTCCCCCTCCGTCTGGCTGAAGGGCATGGAGGGGTCCGCCCTGGGAGTCTGGGTCGCGCACGGCGAAG GTCTGATGCAGTTCTCCTCGCCCGAGGCCCAGAGCCAGGTCATCTCGGGCGGGCTGGCCCCGCTGCGTTACCTTGACGACGGGGGCGCGCCCACGGAGGAGTACCCCCTGAACCCCAACGGCTCGCCCCAGGGCCTGGCGGGGCTGTGCTCCCGGGACGGGAGGCACCTCGCCATGATGCCCCACCCCGAGCGCTGCACCCTCGGCTGGCAGTGGCCCTGGGCCCCCCGGGACCTCCGAGCCTCCCTCAGCCCATCGCCATGGCTACGCATGTTCACCAATGCCGCAGCCTGGTGCGGTAGCAGCTAA
- the si:dkey-183n20.15 gene encoding RING-HC_RNF170 domain-containing protein isoform X2 encodes MDRRCNGSQPGPPELPTGEAGAGSQRSSQSVPPGPMKSPEESPRHCTSIGHRDSHCPVCLQTANFPVSTNCGHLFCAPCLIDYWRYGSWLSAISCPVCRQEVNVLSHLFSDSRSDRRSKEVEVDINDYNRRYSGAPRKVMDYLWDAVLFLQLLARGLTAVGGLLWLFFFRVALCCLGALVSFSSHPLDTDSSSSSSVTLGTNQSLCVLLGVLDDLVVVVLLLICIINIHQQMELERSGSVSALATHGVL; translated from the exons ATGGACCGCAGGTGCAACGGCTCTCAGCCCGG CCCCCCTGAGCTTCCTACGGGGGAGGCCGGCGCAGGATCACAGAGAAGCAGCCAGTCGGTCCCCCCTGGTCCCATGAAGAGCCCCGAG GAATCTCCTAGACACTGTACATCGATTGGCCACAGAGATAGTCACTGTCCAGTGTGTCTGCAGACCGCAAACTTCCCCGTCTCCACAAACTGTGGCCATCTGTTCTGTG CACCTTGTCTGATTGACTACTGGAGATACGGGTCGTGGCTCAGCGCCATCAGCTGCCCTGTCTGTCGACAAGAG GTCAACGTGCTGAGCCATCTCTTCAGTGACAGCCGTTCAGACCGGAGGTCaaaggaagtggaggtggacATCAACGACTACAACAGGCGCTATTCAGGAGCTCCTAGAAAG GTAATGGATTACCTGTGGGACGCGGTGCTATTCCTGCAACTGTTAGCACGTGGCCTGACAGCTGTAGGGGGTCTCTTGTGGCTCTTTTTCTTCCGGGTGGCGCTGTGCTGTTTGGGCGCCCTCGTGTCCTTCTCGTCCCATCCCCTGGACACCgactcttcatcatcatcatcggtTACGCTAGGGACGAACCAGTCTCTCTGCGTACTGCTTGGTGTCCTGGATGACCTAGTGGTGGTTGTTCTGCTACTAATCTGCATTATCAACATCCACCAGCAGATGGAACTCGAACGAAGCGGTTCGGTGAGCGCGTTAGCAACGCATGGAGtactatga
- the si:dkey-183n20.15 gene encoding RING-HC_RNF170 domain-containing protein isoform X1 produces MDRRCNGSQPGRDASPPELPTGEAGAGSQRSSQSVPPGPMKSPEESPRHCTSIGHRDSHCPVCLQTANFPVSTNCGHLFCAPCLIDYWRYGSWLSAISCPVCRQEVNVLSHLFSDSRSDRRSKEVEVDINDYNRRYSGAPRKVMDYLWDAVLFLQLLARGLTAVGGLLWLFFFRVALCCLGALVSFSSHPLDTDSSSSSSVTLGTNQSLCVLLGVLDDLVVVVLLLICIINIHQQMELERSGSVSALATHGVL; encoded by the exons ATGGACCGCAGGTGCAACGGCTCTCAGCCCGG CCGAGACGCCAGCCCCCCTGAGCTTCCTACGGGGGAGGCCGGCGCAGGATCACAGAGAAGCAGCCAGTCGGTCCCCCCTGGTCCCATGAAGAGCCCCGAG GAATCTCCTAGACACTGTACATCGATTGGCCACAGAGATAGTCACTGTCCAGTGTGTCTGCAGACCGCAAACTTCCCCGTCTCCACAAACTGTGGCCATCTGTTCTGTG CACCTTGTCTGATTGACTACTGGAGATACGGGTCGTGGCTCAGCGCCATCAGCTGCCCTGTCTGTCGACAAGAG GTCAACGTGCTGAGCCATCTCTTCAGTGACAGCCGTTCAGACCGGAGGTCaaaggaagtggaggtggacATCAACGACTACAACAGGCGCTATTCAGGAGCTCCTAGAAAG GTAATGGATTACCTGTGGGACGCGGTGCTATTCCTGCAACTGTTAGCACGTGGCCTGACAGCTGTAGGGGGTCTCTTGTGGCTCTTTTTCTTCCGGGTGGCGCTGTGCTGTTTGGGCGCCCTCGTGTCCTTCTCGTCCCATCCCCTGGACACCgactcttcatcatcatcatcggtTACGCTAGGGACGAACCAGTCTCTCTGCGTACTGCTTGGTGTCCTGGATGACCTAGTGGTGGTTGTTCTGCTACTAATCTGCATTATCAACATCCACCAGCAGATGGAACTCGAACGAAGCGGTTCGGTGAGCGCGTTAGCAACGCATGGAGtactatga